The Microcystis panniformis FACHB-1757 region GATAGTTTAGTTCACCTGAGTTTAGTTCAGGATAATCGTGATGGTTGGTATGAAATTCATCCCCTGTTGCGTCGCTACTTTCGGGATAAGTTAGAAGCATCACCCCACGCAGAACCCGCAAAACGCCGTTATTGTGAGATTATGGCCAAAAAATCGGCAGAAATGCCCCAGAATCCCACTGTAGAAATCGTTGAAGAATTTAAACCTTTCCTTCTCCATCTACAAGCATCTGTCGGGGAATATCCCCAATATATCGCTGATGAGGATTTATTTTGGTCCTATACGGGTTTAGCTCGTTATTATCAAGGACAAGGATTGTATGCTATTGCTGAACCCTACTATCAAGCTTGTTTAACCGCAACTCGAACCCACTTAGGAGACAATCATCCCCATGTGGCAACTTCCCTCAACAATTTAGCAGCATTGTACTATTCCCAAGGCAGGTACACAGAAGCAGAACCTCTCTATCTAGAAGCTTTAGATTTGAGAAAACGACTCTTAGGAGACAATCATCCCCATGTGGCAGCTTCCCTCAACAATTTAGCAGCATTGTACGATTACCAAGGCAGGTACACAGAAGCGGAACCTCTCCTTCTAGAAGCTTTAGATTTGTGTAAACGACTCTTAGGAGACAATCATCCCGATGTGGCACTTTCCCTCAACAATTTAGCAGCATTGTACTATTCCCAAGGCAGGTACACAGAAGCAGAACCTCTCTATCTAGAAGCATTAGATTTGTATAAACAACTCTTAGGAGACAATCATCCCCATGTGGCAGCTTCCCTCAACAATTTAGCACACTTGTACCAATCCCAAGGCAGGTACACAGAAGCGGAACCTCTCTATCTAGAAGCATTAGATTTGAGAAAACAACTCTTAGGAGACAATCATCCCGATGTGGCACTTTCCCTCAACAATTTAGCAGCATTGTACTATTCCCAAGGCAGGTACACAGAAGCAGAACCTCTCTATCTAGAAGCATTAGATTTGACAAAACGACTCTTAGGAGACAATCATCCCGATGTGGCAACTTCCCTCAACAATTTAGCATACTTGTACCAATCCCAAGGCAGGTACACAGAAGCAGAACCTCTCTATCTAGAAGCATTAGATTTGTTAAAACGACTCTTAGGAGACAATCATCCCCATGTGGCAAATTCCCTCAACAATTTAGCACTATTGTACCAATCCCAAGGCAGGTACACAGAAGCAGAACCTCTCTATCTAGAAGCATTAGATTTGAGAAAACAACTCTTAGGAGACAATCATCCCCTTGTGGCAACTTCCCTCAACAATTTAGCATACTTGTACCAATCCCAAGGCAGGTACACAGAAGCGGAACCTCTCTATCTAGAAGCGATTAATATTGCTACCCAAGGATTAGGGAAAAATCATCCCCATACCCAAACCTTTTATCAGAATTATCTGAGGATGTTATCCCAATTACCCGAAGCAGAATTAAGACAACGGTTTCCCGATGAGGTGGTGGAGATGTTGAAACCAAAACCCCCTCATCCCTGAAAACAGTCTTAACTGTGATTGGAATGTTGAATGATGAACTATGACTAGGAACCTAGTTAAGAGTGGATTAGAGATGAAGATTGATTGAATGAACCAATCATAGTTAAGAGCGTTGGAAAATAGGGTTCGTAGGCGCACGGATTTTCCATTATGAATATAATATCATGTCAAGTCGCCTTTGTCAAGAGAAAATTTGACAACATCCAGACAAACGTTATTGTAGGGGTAATTCATGAATTACCCCTACACCTATTACCTAGTCCAGTAACCCACCACCATTAACTGTGATTGGAATGTTGAATGATGAACTATGACTAGGGAGCTAGTTAAGAGTGAATTAAAGATGAAGATTGATTGAATGAACCAATCATAGTTAAGACCGTTGGAAAAGGGGGTTTGTAGGCGCACGGATTTTCTATTATGAATATAGTATCCTGTCAAGTCGCCTTTGTCAAGAGAAAATTTGACAACATCCAGACAAACGTTATTGTAGGGGTAATTCATGAATTACCCCTACACCTATTACCTAGTCCAGTAACCCACCACCATTGACAGTGATTGGAATGATTGGAATGATGAACTATGACTAGGGAGCTAGTTAAGAGTGAATTAAAGATGAAGATTGATTGAATGAACCAATCATAGTTAAGACTGTTGGAAAAGAGGGTCTGTAGGCGCACGGATTTTCCATTATGAATATAGTATCCTGTCAAGTCGCCTTTGTCAAGAGAAAATTTAACAACATCCAGATTTAGTCGTAACCCATCACCTATCATTGACTATGATTGAATTAACCACTGCTCACTGCTCACTGATAACTGATAAAGCTATGACACTCAAAGAAGAACTTATTAAAGAAATTGAAACAACTCCCATTTCTCTGCTGCCGGAAATCCTGCATTTTGTCCAATCTATAAAAACAAAACATCCAGACGTTGACTTTATGGAATTTGCTGGTATGGCAGCAGATATAGAAAATACTATGCAAGAGATTGTCGAAGAAGCAGAAGCTAATCGTCAACTCGATTTAAAACGGATAAATGACTTATGAAACAAGCATTACTTGATACCAATATCCTCTCTTATTTTTTACGAGGCAATCCCGCAGTAATTGAACAATTCCGCATCTATCGACAACACTATACTTATATATCGTTTTCAATCTTTACCTATTACGAGATTAAAAGTGGTTTATTGTATAAAGATGCACGAAATCAACAACAACAATTTGAACGTCTTGTAGAAGTCAGTGAAGTAATTGGTTATGATCGTGAAATTAGTGATATAGCTACTCAAATATACGTTAATCTTAGAATAAAAGGACAACTAATTACCCCGATTGATTTGTTTATTGCTGCGACTGCTATTTATTGCGATTATACTCTGATTACAGCTAACATTAAGCATTTTCAAAATATTCCCAATCTTAGTTATGAAAATTAGTATCTCTCAACAATTTAGCACTATTGTACTATTGTACTATTTTCAGGTCAGGTACACAGAAGCGGAACCTCTCCATCTAGAAGCGATTAATATTTTCAGGGAAGGATTAGGGGAAAATCATTCCCATACCCAAACCGTTTATCGGAATTATAGGGGGATGCTGTCTTAACTATGATTGGAATGATTGAATGATGGACTATGACTAGGGAGCTAGTTAAGAGTGGATTAGAGATGAAGATTGATTGAATGAACCAATCATAGTTAAGACCGTTGGAAAAGAGGGTCTGTAGGCGCACGGATTCTCCATTATGAATATAGTATCCTGTCAAGTCGCCTTTGTCAAGAGAAAATTTAACAACATCCAGACAAACGGGGACATTAAGCTTAAATCAAGATT contains the following coding sequences:
- a CDS encoding tetratricopeptide repeat protein: MSTLTGMGGIGKTELARQFGWQQWREKAYPGGICWLNVAESDGGFIGTSILDFARVHLKLTLPDEGELDVKIRYCWQNWLAGNVLIIFDDVRDYQQIRDYLPPQEDKRFQVLITTRKEYLSATIATFRVEVLKEKDALDLLRSYLVDNRIDTQIEAAKLLCQDLGYLPLALELVARLLVRRQDWKISKIREKLAENGLDEPILDKNPKFHGEMTAERGLKAAFNLSWEELHSEPEAQILALYLSLFALAPFPKGMILDLFPDEDGDTVEEWLTDSLVHLSLVQDNRDGWYEIHPLLRRYFRDKLEASPHAEPAKRRYCEIMAKKSAEMPQNPTVEIVEEFKPFLLHLQASVGEYPQYIADEDLFWSYTGLARYYQGQGLYAIAEPYYQACLTATRTHLGDNHPHVATSLNNLAALYYSQGRYTEAEPLYLEALDLRKRLLGDNHPHVAASLNNLAALYDYQGRYTEAEPLLLEALDLCKRLLGDNHPDVALSLNNLAALYYSQGRYTEAEPLYLEALDLYKQLLGDNHPHVAASLNNLAHLYQSQGRYTEAEPLYLEALDLRKQLLGDNHPDVALSLNNLAALYYSQGRYTEAEPLYLEALDLTKRLLGDNHPDVATSLNNLAYLYQSQGRYTEAEPLYLEALDLLKRLLGDNHPHVANSLNNLALLYQSQGRYTEAEPLYLEALDLRKQLLGDNHPLVATSLNNLAYLYQSQGRYTEAEPLYLEAINIATQGLGKNHPHTQTFYQNYLRMLSQLPEAELRQRFPDEVVEMLKPKPPHP
- a CDS encoding tetratricopeptide repeat protein — translated: MKISISQQFSTIVLLYYFQVRYTEAEPLHLEAINIFREGLGENHSHTQTVYRNYRGMLS
- a CDS encoding type II toxin-antitoxin system VapC family toxin, which translates into the protein MKQALLDTNILSYFLRGNPAVIEQFRIYRQHYTYISFSIFTYYEIKSGLLYKDARNQQQQFERLVEVSEVIGYDREISDIATQIYVNLRIKGQLITPIDLFIAATAIYCDYTLITANIKHFQNIPNLSYEN